The DNA window CCGCCGTTGCCGCCTGTCCATTGTCCGCCAGCGGGCCCGCCGGCGGGAACTCTCGGCTGGTTGGGATCGTACCGCTTGCAGGCTCTCAGGAGGCGAAGCCGTCGCAGTTCCAGCTGGGCGACGGCAAAGTCATAGCGGATCTCCAGCAGGGCATTCCGTGAACCGGCGTATCGACGCATCCATGGCGTTCCCTATCATCATGATATATCATTAGAACAAAATGGGAACATTGTCAAGCTTCGCCGCTCGCCTGGGTAAAACAGCAAAAAGCCCGGCACGAAGGCCGGGCTCTCTCGTTTCGACAAGGAATGGCGTCGATTACGCTGCCATCGCCTTCTTGAGGTTCTCGTCGATCTTGTCGAGGAAGCCGGTGGTGGAGAGCCACTTCTGCTCGGCGCCGACCAGGAGGGCGAGGTCCTTGGTCATGTAGCCAGCCTCGACCGTGTCGACGCAGACCTTCTCCAGGGTCGCGGCGAACCTGGCGAGCTCCGCGTTGTCGTCGAGCTTGGCGCGGTGGGCAAGGCCACGGGTCCAGGCGAAGATCGACGCGATGGAGTTCGTCGAGGTCTCCTTGCCCTTCTGGTGCTCGCGGTAGTGGCGCGTCACGGTGCCGTGGGCGGCTTCCGCCTCGACCGTCTGTCCGTCCGGCGTCATCAGCACGGAGGTCATCAGGCCGAGCGAGCCGAAGCCCTGCGCGACCGTGTCGGACTGCACGTCGCCGTCGTAGTTCTTGCAGGCCCACACGTATCCGCCCGACCACTTGAGCGCCGACGCGACCATGTCGTCGATGAGGCGATGCTCGTAGATGATGCCGGCGGCATCGAATTTCGCCTTGAACTCGTTCTGGTAGACTTCTTCGAAGATGTCCTTGAAGCGGCCGTCATAGGCCTTGAGGATGGTGTTCTTCGTGGAGAGGTAGACCGGGTACTTGCGCATCAGGCCATAGTTCATCGACGCGCGGGCGAACTCGCGGATCGAGTCGTCCAGGTTGTACATCGCCATGGCGACGCCGGCATCCGGGAACTTGAAGACTTCCTTCTCGATGACGGTTCCGTCCTCGCCCTCGAACTTGATCGTCAGGCGACCCTTGCCGGGGATCTTGAAATCCGTTGCGCGGTACTGATCGCCGAAGGCATGGCGGCCCACGATGATCGGCTGAGTCCAGCCGGGCACGAGGCGCGGCACGTTCTTGCAGATGATGGGCTCGCGGAAGATCACGCCGCCGAGGATGTTGCGGATCGTGCCGTTGGGCGACTTCCACATTTCCTTGAGGTTGAATTCCTTCACGCGGGCCTCGTCCGGGGTGATGGTGGCGCACTTCACGCCGACCCCGTACTTCTTGATTGCCTCGGCCGCTTCGACGGTGACCTTGTCGTTGGTGGCGTCGCGGTGCTCGACGCCGAGGTCATAGTACTTGAGGTCGATGTCGAGATAGGGGTGGATCAGCTTCTCTTTGATGAAGTGCCAGATAATGCGGGTCATCTCGTCGCCGTCGAGTTCGACGACCGGATTGGCAACCTTGATCTTCGCCATGATCTCACCTTGCGCTTGAAGAACGGGAACATGCCTGCCCTTCGGCAGGATGGTTGCGGGGGCTATAGCGCGGTTAGGGTCTTGGGGGAAGGTGGGGACAGGACAGGAATTCAGCGGTTCACCGCCTGCCGTGGCATTTTCGGGACCTCGGTGCACATGGCTGCACTG is part of the Microvirga terrae genome and encodes:
- a CDS encoding NADP-dependent isocitrate dehydrogenase; the encoded protein is MAKIKVANPVVELDGDEMTRIIWHFIKEKLIHPYLDIDLKYYDLGVEHRDATNDKVTVEAAEAIKKYGVGVKCATITPDEARVKEFNLKEMWKSPNGTIRNILGGVIFREPIICKNVPRLVPGWTQPIIVGRHAFGDQYRATDFKIPGKGRLTIKFEGEDGTVIEKEVFKFPDAGVAMAMYNLDDSIREFARASMNYGLMRKYPVYLSTKNTILKAYDGRFKDIFEEVYQNEFKAKFDAAGIIYEHRLIDDMVASALKWSGGYVWACKNYDGDVQSDTVAQGFGSLGLMTSVLMTPDGQTVEAEAAHGTVTRHYREHQKGKETSTNSIASIFAWTRGLAHRAKLDDNAELARFAATLEKVCVDTVEAGYMTKDLALLVGAEQKWLSTTGFLDKIDENLKKAMAA